In the Pseudomonas sp. DTU_2021_1001937_2_SI_NGA_ILE_001 genome, one interval contains:
- the rlmB gene encoding 23S rRNA (guanosine(2251)-2'-O)-methyltransferase RlmB: MSELEKVYGVHAVEALLRHHPKRVKQIWLAEGRSEPRVQTLVELAGQNRVQIGQAERREMDAWVEGVHQGVVAEVSPSQVWGEAMLDELLERHEGTPLLLVLDGVTDPHNLGACLRTADAAGALAVIVPKDKSATLNATVRKVACGAAEVIPLVAVTNLARSLEKLQKRGVWIVGTAGEAEQELYAQDLTGPIAIVMGAEGKGMRRLTREHCDFLVRLPMAGSVSSLNVSVATGVCLFEALRQRKAPRAS; encoded by the coding sequence ATGAGTGAGCTGGAAAAAGTCTACGGCGTGCATGCCGTAGAGGCCTTGTTGCGTCACCACCCCAAGCGGGTCAAGCAGATCTGGCTGGCCGAAGGGCGCAGCGAGCCACGCGTGCAGACGCTGGTCGAGCTGGCCGGGCAGAATCGTGTGCAGATTGGCCAGGCCGAGCGTCGCGAGATGGATGCCTGGGTCGAGGGCGTGCACCAGGGCGTGGTCGCCGAAGTCAGCCCCAGCCAGGTCTGGGGCGAAGCGATGCTCGACGAGCTGCTGGAGCGCCATGAGGGCACGCCGCTGCTGCTGGTGCTCGATGGCGTGACCGACCCGCACAACCTCGGTGCCTGCCTGCGTACTGCCGATGCCGCAGGGGCGCTGGCAGTGATCGTGCCCAAGGACAAGTCCGCGACGCTCAACGCCACGGTGCGCAAGGTCGCCTGTGGCGCAGCCGAGGTCATCCCGCTGGTGGCGGTCACCAACCTGGCGCGCAGCCTGGAAAAGCTGCAGAAGCGCGGAGTGTGGATCGTCGGTACCGCTGGTGAGGCCGAGCAGGAGCTTTATGCCCAGGATCTCACCGGCCCGATCGCCATCGTCATGGGCGCCGAAGGCAAAGGCATGCGTCGCCTGACCCGCGAGCACTGTGACTTCCTGGTGCGCCTGCCCATGGCCGGCAGCGTCAGCAGCCTCAATGTCTCGGTGGCTACCGGCGTGTGCCTGTTCGAGGCCCTGCGCCAGCGCAAGGCGCCGCGCGCCAGTTAA
- the rpsF gene encoding 30S ribosomal protein S6 → MRHYEIIFLVHPDQSEQVGGMVERYTKLIEEDGGKIHRLEDWGRRQLAYAINNVHKAHYVMLNVECTGKALAELEDNFRYNDAVIRNLVIRRDEAITGQSEMLKAEENRSERRERRDRPEHADSADGDDSDNSDNSDNADE, encoded by the coding sequence ATGCGTCATTACGAAATCATCTTCCTGGTCCACCCGGATCAGAGCGAGCAAGTCGGCGGCATGGTAGAGCGTTACACCAAGCTGATCGAAGAAGACGGCGGCAAGATCCACCGTCTGGAAGACTGGGGTCGTCGTCAACTGGCCTACGCCATCAACAACGTTCACAAGGCTCACTACGTGATGCTGAACGTTGAGTGCACCGGCAAGGCCCTGGCCGAGCTGGAAGACAACTTCCGCTACAACGATGCCGTGATCCGTAACCTGGTCATCCGTCGCGACGAAGCCATCACTGGCCAGTCCGAGATGCTCAAGGCTGAAGAAAACCGCAGCGAGCGCCGTGAGCGTCGCGACCGTCCTGAGCACGCTGACAGCGCCGATGGCGACGACAGCGACAACAGCGACAACAGCGATAACGCTGACGAGTAA